A genome region from Carassius carassius chromosome 23, fCarCar2.1, whole genome shotgun sequence includes the following:
- the fam168a gene encoding protein FAM168A isoform X2, with protein sequence MNPVYSPVQPGTPYGNPKNMAYTGYPGGYPTTAPTYTANLYQSSSPGYPPVLLVKQAWPQTASAPGAAEGSYDLAMDAGSESRQYQASSTAFRYTAGTPYKVPPTQTNGAPPPYSPSPNPYQTAMYPIRSAYPQQNLYAQGAYYTQPVYAAQPHVIHHTTVVQPNSIPSAIYPAPVHAPRSNSMAMGMMAGTTMAMSAGTLLTTPQHTQIGAHPVTVPTYRPQGTPGYSYVPPHW encoded by the exons GTTATCCTGGAGGTTATCCTACGACTGCCCCGACCTACACAGCCAACCTTTATCAGTCAAGTAGCCCGGGATACCCACCAG TGCTGCTGGTGAAGCAGGCCTGGCCCCAGACGGCATCTGCTCCGGGGGCCGCAGAAGGCTCCTATGACCTGGCCATGGACGCTGGCTCAGAGAGCAGGCAGTACCAGGCCTCATCTACAGCATTCA gatATACTGCAGGAACGCCTTATAAAGTGCCCCCTACTCAGACCAATGGAGCCCCTCCGCCCTATTCCCCGTCTCCTAACCCCTACCAGACGGCCATGTACCCCATTAGAAGTGCCTATCCCCAGCAGAACCTCTATGCTCAG GGTGCTTATTACACACAGCCAGTGTACGCCGCCCAGCCTCATGTCATCCACCACACCACCGTGGTCCAGCCCAACAGCATCCCCTCCGCCATCTACCCCGCTCCTGTACACGCGCCCCGCTCCAACAGCATGGCCATGGGCATGATGGCCGGGACAACGATGGCCATGTCTGCCG GAACGCTGCTGACCACCCCTCAGCACACTCAGATCGGAGCACACCCCGTCACGGTGCCAACATACCGACCCCAAGGAACACCTGGGTACAGCTACGTGCCACCTCACTGGTAG